The Candidatus Phaeomarinobacter ectocarpi genome includes a region encoding these proteins:
- a CDS encoding Gfo/Idh/MocA family protein, whose product MPYNRPKLSHVRAGVVGTGYFGRLHVSKYASIPGVELVGVYDLNADRAREVADEFDCDVMASPDDFIGKVDAVSISAPATFHYELAKPFLEAGIHVLIEKPIATSLDDADELIKIARDKQVVIQVGHQERYVFSRFDLPSLVSDPVEVICRRAGPFTGRNVDVSAILDLMIHDLDISHQILRYKPAKVQATARAVHGDLADEIDAVVTTEDGKTVRVFASRVGDKLERSVRIICKDREIMIDFANRQFELTEKGANGDRRIMDPEEVDGLPVIDELVSQDPLAEEIGGFVNAVATGARPRVSGQDARRALETALAIDAAIGPITREEPAA is encoded by the coding sequence ATGCCCTATAACCGTCCCAAGCTTTCGCACGTGCGCGCTGGCGTTGTCGGCACCGGATATTTCGGCCGCCTGCATGTCAGCAAATATGCCTCCATTCCCGGAGTGGAGTTGGTCGGCGTTTATGACCTCAATGCCGATCGCGCCAGAGAAGTGGCTGACGAGTTTGACTGTGACGTCATGGCCAGCCCGGACGATTTCATCGGCAAGGTGGACGCGGTCTCGATCTCAGCGCCGGCAACCTTCCACTACGAGTTGGCAAAGCCTTTTCTGGAAGCCGGTATCCACGTCCTCATCGAAAAGCCGATTGCAACCTCGCTGGATGATGCAGATGAACTGATAAAGATCGCCCGCGACAAGCAGGTGGTTATCCAGGTTGGCCATCAGGAGCGCTATGTGTTCTCACGCTTCGATCTGCCGTCGCTGGTGTCAGATCCCGTCGAAGTGATCTGCCGCAGGGCGGGCCCATTCACCGGACGCAATGTGGATGTCAGCGCGATCCTCGATCTGATGATCCACGATCTCGACATCAGCCACCAGATTCTTCGCTACAAGCCCGCGAAGGTCCAAGCGACCGCCCGCGCTGTTCACGGAGATCTGGCAGATGAGATCGACGCTGTCGTGACGACGGAAGACGGCAAGACCGTGCGTGTGTTTGCCAGTCGCGTCGGTGACAAACTGGAACGCTCGGTCCGGATCATCTGCAAAGACCGCGAAATCATGATCGATTTTGCCAACCGGCAGTTTGAACTCACAGAAAAAGGTGCCAATGGCGACCGCCGGATCATGGACCCTGAAGAAGTAGATGGCCTGCCGGTCATCGACGAACTGGTATCGCAGGACCCCCTGGCGGAAGAAATCGGCGGATTTGTAAATGCGGTGGCGACAGGCGCCCGCCCGCGTGTCAGCGGTCAGGATGCCCGCCGGGCACTCGAGACAGCATTGGCGATTGATGCCGCCATCGGCCCGATCACACGCGAGGAACCCGCAGCGTAA
- a CDS encoding NADP-dependent oxidoreductase, with translation MTATESRQITLTESPAGKLLASNFGLGIVDMPTAGEGELLIRVLYISIDAANRAWMQGRTYRDQVLPGTKMAGGALGEVVASNDPGFGPGDIVEADMGWCDYVALPAKQVQKRKQRGPLTHLLSILGITGKTAYFGMLHIGKPQAGETVVVSAAAGAVGSVAGQLAKTRGARVVGIAGSDKKCKWLTDELGFDAAINYNNEPVMKALKRDAPDGVDVFFDNVGGDIFEGVLFRMNTHGRIVCCGAVSQYDTDTPTHGPRGVPGLIVTKRLKVEGFIVMDFDGQAEAEAELAGFAAQGSIKVAEDIVEGLENAPQALVGLLSGENYGKRLVHVADPQG, from the coding sequence ATGACCGCGACCGAATCCCGCCAGATTACCCTCACTGAATCGCCGGCTGGCAAGCTTTTGGCGTCCAATTTTGGTCTTGGAATTGTGGACATGCCTACAGCCGGAGAGGGCGAGCTGCTTATTCGGGTGCTTTATATCTCCATCGATGCGGCCAACCGGGCCTGGATGCAGGGACGCACCTACAGAGATCAGGTGCTTCCAGGCACAAAAATGGCCGGTGGTGCGCTTGGCGAAGTGGTTGCCTCCAATGATCCCGGTTTTGGCCCCGGCGATATTGTGGAAGCCGACATGGGCTGGTGTGATTATGTCGCCCTGCCCGCCAAGCAGGTGCAAAAGCGCAAGCAGCGCGGCCCGCTGACCCACCTGCTCTCCATTCTCGGCATTACAGGCAAAACGGCCTATTTTGGCATGCTGCATATCGGCAAACCTCAGGCTGGCGAGACGGTTGTTGTTTCTGCGGCCGCGGGCGCTGTCGGTTCCGTTGCCGGTCAGTTGGCCAAGACGCGTGGCGCGCGTGTTGTCGGCATTGCCGGATCGGACAAGAAGTGCAAGTGGCTGACAGACGAACTCGGCTTCGACGCGGCCATAAACTACAACAACGAACCGGTCATGAAGGCACTCAAGCGCGATGCCCCTGATGGTGTGGATGTTTTCTTTGACAATGTGGGTGGGGACATTTTTGAAGGTGTGCTGTTCCGTATGAATACGCATGGCCGCATCGTGTGTTGTGGCGCTGTTTCCCAATACGATACCGACACCCCCACGCACGGCCCACGTGGTGTGCCCGGGCTGATCGTGACCAAGCGCTTGAAGGTCGAGGGGTTCATTGTGATGGATTTCGACGGACAGGCTGAGGCAGAAGCCGAGCTTGCCGGATTTGCAGCGCAGGGCAGCATCAAAGTTGCCGAAGACATTGTGGAAGGCCTCGAAAATGCCCCGCAGGCCCTTGTTGGCCTATTGAGTGGCGAAAACTACGGCAAGCGTCTGGTCCATGTCGCGGACCCGCAAGGCTGA
- a CDS encoding NAD+ synthase, protein MTDTLKICLAQLNPIVGHVEGNIARAREARADAAKQGADLIVFTELYITGYPPEDLVLKPAFQDAARDVLDDFARDTADGGPAVLIGVPLRDGGVLYNSVALLDGGKVTEIRHKQMLPNYGVFDEMRVFESGPDPKPIPFKGVSLGVPVCEDIWHDHVVANLANQGAEILIVPNGSPFEATKHGARQNHVRARVSESGLPLAYVNQVGGQDELVFDGASFVMNTDLSMPLSLPAFSESCVMTEWTRGDGGWSCAQGETAPDPEGLEAIYGACVLGLRDYVNKNRFPGVVLGLSGGIDSAICAAMAADALGPDKVHCVMLPSKYTSQESLDDAEECARLIGTQLDTVSISESVDAIEGALAPLFDGRKPDITEENIQSRARGLLLMALSNKFGHMVLTTGNKSEMSVGYATLYGDMNGGFNPIKDVYKMQVFALCEWRNQNHPSGALGPEGRVIPQRIISKPPSAELREDQKDEDSLPPYPVLDDILESLVEHERSAEETIARGHDSAEVKRIEHLLYIAEYKRRQSAPGVKIGLKNFGRDRRYPITNGFRDAQ, encoded by the coding sequence ATGACGGATACGCTCAAAATCTGCCTCGCGCAGCTCAACCCGATTGTCGGCCACGTTGAAGGCAACATTGCCCGCGCCCGTGAAGCCCGCGCGGATGCAGCAAAGCAGGGTGCAGACCTCATTGTTTTCACCGAGCTGTACATCACCGGCTATCCACCCGAAGACCTTGTGCTGAAACCCGCGTTTCAGGATGCCGCGCGCGACGTGCTGGACGATTTTGCACGGGACACAGCCGATGGCGGCCCTGCGGTGCTCATTGGTGTGCCCCTGCGCGATGGCGGCGTTCTCTACAATTCTGTGGCGCTGCTGGACGGCGGCAAAGTTACCGAGATCCGCCACAAGCAGATGCTGCCAAACTATGGCGTGTTCGATGAGATGCGGGTCTTTGAATCCGGGCCGGACCCCAAGCCCATTCCGTTCAAAGGTGTGTCGCTGGGCGTCCCTGTGTGTGAAGACATCTGGCACGACCATGTGGTGGCCAATCTGGCCAATCAGGGTGCCGAAATTCTGATTGTGCCCAACGGGTCGCCCTTTGAAGCCACCAAGCACGGTGCCCGACAGAACCATGTGCGCGCCCGGGTGAGTGAATCCGGACTGCCGCTGGCCTATGTCAATCAGGTGGGCGGCCAGGACGAACTTGTGTTTGATGGTGCCTCCTTTGTGATGAACACCGATCTGAGCATGCCTCTCAGCTTGCCGGCCTTTTCCGAAAGCTGCGTCATGACCGAATGGACGCGTGGTGACGGTGGCTGGAGCTGTGCACAGGGCGAGACGGCGCCGGACCCGGAAGGACTGGAAGCCATTTATGGGGCCTGCGTCCTGGGTCTGCGCGATTACGTCAACAAGAACCGGTTCCCAGGCGTTGTGCTCGGCTTGTCCGGTGGTATCGACAGTGCGATCTGCGCTGCCATGGCTGCCGATGCGCTGGGTCCGGACAAAGTGCATTGCGTGATGCTGCCCTCCAAATACACCAGCCAGGAGAGCCTGGATGATGCGGAGGAGTGCGCCCGGCTCATTGGCACCCAGCTCGACACAGTTTCGATCAGCGAAAGTGTGGATGCCATTGAAGGCGCACTTGCACCACTGTTTGACGGTCGCAAGCCGGACATCACCGAAGAAAACATCCAGTCCCGTGCCCGTGGTCTGTTGTTGATGGCGCTGTCCAACAAGTTTGGCCATATGGTGCTCACGACCGGCAACAAGTCCGAGATGTCCGTCGGTTATGCGACGCTGTATGGCGACATGAATGGCGGCTTCAACCCCATCAAGGATGTTTACAAGATGCAGGTCTTTGCCTTGTGCGAGTGGCGCAACCAGAACCACCCGTCAGGGGCCCTTGGGCCTGAGGGCCGTGTGATCCCTCAGCGGATCATTTCCAAGCCGCCAAGCGCTGAACTACGCGAAGACCAGAAGGACGAAGACTCACTTCCGCCCTATCCCGTGCTCGATGATATTCTCGAAAGCCTCGTGGAACATGAGCGCAGCGCCGAAGAAACAATTGCCCGCGGCCATGACTCTGCAGAAGTGAAGCGCATTGAGCACCTGCTCTATATTGCGGAGTACAAGCGTCGCCAGTCAGCGCCCGGTGTGAAAATCGGCCTCAAGAATTTCGGCCGCGATCGTCGCTATCCGATTACTAACGGCTTCCGCGATGCCCAGTAA
- the gor gene encoding glutathione-disulfide reductase: MADYDYDLFTIGAGSGGVRASRMAASHGAKVAVAEEYRVGGTCVIRGCVPKKLFVYASHVLEDIEDAEGFGWTVEGAKFDWKTLIANKDKEIDRLNGIYIRNLEGSDVEIIEDRAIIKDKHTIHLVNQDRDVTAKVILIATGATPNIHEVPGHELAITSNEAFHLDELPKRVVVAGGGYISVEFAGIFNGLGSDTTLVYRGEEILRGFDDDLRTHLHAEMDKKGVDIRTGVVFERVDKTDDGLAVTLSDGSVIKTDVVMFAIGRNPNSKGLGLENAGVEFEPNGTIKVDAYSKTNVDNIYAVGDVTNRANLTPVAIREGAAFAETVFNKNPVAVDHSCIPTAVFSTPEIGTVGISEEMARQQFGRVDIYKSTFRAMKHTLSGRDEKTLMKIIVDPASDRVLGVHMIGPASGEIIQAVGIAVQMGATKAQFDATVAVHPTAAEELVTMKTPEPQPEAVAAQ; encoded by the coding sequence ATGGCTGACTATGATTACGACCTTTTCACCATCGGCGCCGGCTCCGGCGGCGTGCGGGCCTCGCGCATGGCGGCCTCTCACGGCGCCAAGGTGGCTGTGGCCGAAGAGTACCGCGTTGGCGGCACATGCGTCATCCGTGGCTGCGTGCCAAAGAAGCTGTTTGTCTATGCAAGCCACGTACTTGAGGACATCGAAGATGCGGAAGGCTTTGGCTGGACTGTCGAAGGCGCAAAGTTCGACTGGAAAACGCTGATCGCCAACAAGGACAAAGAGATCGACAGGCTGAATGGGATTTACATTCGCAACCTTGAAGGATCCGATGTCGAGATCATCGAAGACCGCGCCATCATCAAGGACAAGCACACCATCCATCTGGTGAACCAGGACCGTGATGTGACCGCGAAGGTCATTCTCATTGCCACTGGTGCGACCCCCAACATTCATGAGGTGCCCGGGCACGAATTGGCCATCACCTCAAATGAAGCTTTTCATCTCGATGAATTGCCCAAGCGCGTGGTCGTAGCAGGCGGCGGATACATCTCTGTCGAGTTTGCGGGCATCTTCAACGGCCTTGGCTCTGACACGACGCTGGTCTATCGCGGCGAGGAAATTCTGCGTGGCTTTGACGATGATCTGCGCACGCATCTCCATGCCGAGATGGACAAGAAGGGCGTCGACATTCGCACCGGCGTTGTATTTGAACGGGTTGACAAGACCGACGATGGCCTTGCCGTCACGTTGAGCGATGGGTCCGTCATAAAGACGGATGTTGTGATGTTCGCGATCGGACGCAACCCGAACAGTAAGGGACTCGGCTTGGAAAATGCCGGAGTAGAATTTGAGCCCAATGGCACCATCAAGGTCGATGCCTACTCCAAGACAAACGTGGATAACATCTATGCCGTCGGTGATGTCACCAATCGAGCCAATCTCACACCGGTGGCCATACGTGAAGGGGCGGCGTTCGCGGAGACCGTGTTCAACAAAAACCCTGTTGCGGTGGATCACTCCTGCATTCCAACAGCAGTGTTCTCGACACCTGAAATCGGAACTGTTGGCATCAGCGAAGAAATGGCACGCCAGCAGTTCGGTCGCGTAGATATCTACAAATCCACTTTCCGCGCCATGAAGCACACCCTTTCGGGCCGGGATGAAAAGACACTGATGAAGATCATCGTCGACCCGGCATCTGACCGGGTCCTGGGCGTCCATATGATCGGTCCGGCCTCCGGTGAAATCATCCAGGCAGTCGGGATTGCAGTCCAGATGGGAGCCACCAAAGCTCAGTTTGATGCAACGGTTGCGGTGCACCCAACGGCTGCAGAAGAGCTTGTGACCATGAAAACGCCGGAGCCTCAGCCAGAAGCTGTGGCGGCTCAGTAG
- a CDS encoding alpha/beta fold hydrolase — MSVASASLAQDVSAPGNQASAQQGPLSQTPCDELIGYDHPRITCGYLAVKETPQGRDLDLAVAVVAAVDGSQGKEPVIFLHGGPGGAIVNAARQFASHPMNKTRDVILFDQRGSGLSRPIDCPEASSAYLEMLAADLDARTSIARQANIESTCRDRMINEGADLDGYGTRETVGDMEVLRKALGVESWNVMGVSYGTTVGLDYVRMHPQHTRALVLDSVYPPSFASGGDAATRSFARALEQLYADCRRDDECRNAYPGLETSYLATVIALERKPLAVPVSDRSLVPSGVFYMNAQDFTSIIHQMLYGKATISLVPKVIDLAARGEAEALAGLVEILGPLAMRIDLTARLSVECRERWLTPGRNLTDMDRLERFLRRSLTIFDTEDVLCEDWAPQFSDPDFNAPVSSPVPAIFYSGANDPITPPENTLATFRRFPAGQYVHVPHTGHGVDRSHLCVREITAAFLDDPRALVRDGCVGDITPIPFVTQVALSRGALPFAAGVLQMQSPFLLVSLAIGGLLIVVGMIWMLTAVSRSQHGRRPSVIALASAGSSGLSGVLLLTFAAVLTLTIADAGAGLTPAILALGLPVESAWLLLLPLAALAAFAVGVVMLVLALARGGANTKANAPLLVLAIGCGLVLAVLWWQGFFGPVG, encoded by the coding sequence TTGTCCGTAGCATCGGCATCACTGGCTCAGGACGTGAGTGCGCCAGGCAATCAGGCATCTGCGCAGCAGGGCCCATTGAGCCAGACGCCGTGTGATGAGCTGATTGGCTATGATCACCCTCGGATTACTTGCGGATATCTGGCCGTAAAAGAGACACCTCAGGGTCGCGATCTCGACCTGGCAGTTGCCGTGGTTGCCGCGGTTGATGGATCACAAGGCAAGGAGCCGGTGATTTTTCTCCATGGTGGCCCCGGTGGCGCCATTGTGAATGCCGCGCGCCAGTTCGCCTCTCACCCAATGAACAAGACCCGCGATGTCATTTTGTTTGACCAGCGCGGATCGGGCTTGTCCCGGCCCATCGACTGTCCCGAAGCATCATCGGCCTATCTGGAAATGCTGGCCGCTGACCTTGATGCCAGGACATCAATAGCCCGGCAGGCCAACATCGAAAGCACCTGCCGCGACCGCATGATCAACGAAGGCGCAGACCTTGACGGGTATGGCACCCGTGAAACTGTCGGCGACATGGAGGTGCTGCGCAAAGCACTTGGTGTGGAAAGCTGGAACGTCATGGGCGTGTCCTACGGCACCACAGTGGGCCTGGATTACGTCCGCATGCATCCCCAGCACACCCGCGCCTTGGTACTGGACAGCGTCTATCCACCATCCTTTGCGTCCGGAGGCGACGCGGCCACCCGGTCTTTCGCCCGTGCGCTGGAGCAGCTTTATGCGGATTGCCGCAGGGATGATGAATGCCGTAACGCTTATCCCGGTCTGGAGACCTCATACCTGGCAACAGTAATTGCCCTAGAACGAAAACCGTTGGCGGTTCCCGTGTCCGATCGAAGTCTTGTGCCATCCGGCGTGTTCTATATGAACGCTCAGGATTTCACGTCGATCATCCACCAGATGCTGTACGGCAAGGCCACCATTTCACTCGTGCCCAAGGTCATTGACCTCGCTGCGCGGGGGGAGGCCGAGGCATTAGCAGGGCTGGTGGAAATTCTTGGGCCATTGGCAATGCGCATTGATCTGACGGCCCGACTGTCTGTTGAATGTCGCGAGCGCTGGCTGACCCCGGGGCGCAATCTGACTGACATGGACCGGCTTGAACGGTTCCTGCGTCGGAGCCTGACTATTTTCGATACAGAAGATGTCCTGTGTGAGGACTGGGCGCCGCAATTCTCTGATCCGGACTTCAATGCCCCGGTATCGTCACCAGTGCCGGCCATCTTTTACTCGGGAGCGAATGACCCGATCACACCGCCTGAGAACACACTCGCAACATTCCGACGGTTCCCGGCTGGTCAGTATGTGCATGTGCCTCACACGGGCCATGGCGTAGACCGCTCTCATCTCTGCGTACGTGAAATCACGGCAGCCTTTCTCGATGACCCCCGTGCATTGGTGCGCGATGGGTGCGTTGGAGACATAACGCCGATCCCTTTTGTCACTCAGGTTGCACTATCCCGAGGGGCATTGCCCTTCGCGGCGGGCGTGCTGCAAATGCAGAGTCCGTTTCTGCTTGTCTCTCTGGCAATCGGTGGACTTTTGATCGTGGTCGGCATGATCTGGATGCTGACAGCTGTAAGTCGCAGCCAGCACGGTAGGCGTCCATCTGTCATTGCCTTGGCATCTGCTGGTTCTTCAGGTCTGTCTGGTGTTTTGCTGCTGACTTTTGCGGCAGTTCTCACACTGACGATTGCGGACGCTGGGGCAGGTCTGACGCCTGCCATCCTGGCCTTGGGTTTGCCGGTTGAAAGCGCATGGCTGCTGCTCCTCCCGCTTGCCGCACTTGCAGCATTTGCGGTTGGTGTTGTGATGCTCGTTCTGGCACTGGCCCGAGGCGGCGCCAACACAAAGGCCAACGCGCCTTTGCTGGTCCTGGCGATTGGCTGTGGTTTGGTCTTGGCCGTGTTGTGGTGGCAAGGGTTCTTTGGCCCGGTAGGTTAG
- a CDS encoding NADP-dependent oxidoreductase produces MSNVVSKEVQLARRPEGMPKLEDFQVKEVDIAAPGDGEVLVRNIWMSVDPYMRGRMYDRESYVPPFQIGAPLEGGAIGQVIASNSDKAAVGDYVQSMLGWREYFVAKGEEVQKVDTSSGVPIQAFLGTLGMPGMTAYAGLLRIGELKDGETVFVSAASGAVGAIVCQIAKAKGCFVVGTAGSDEKCKWLEETAGIDKAINYKTCGDLTEAVRAAAPKGVDVYFENVGGEHLTAALENMRPMGRLAMCGMISQYNDTEPKPGPSNLIYMVGKSLKMQGFIVSNHFDLLPDFIRDMTKWIGEGKIKWEETVEDGIERAPNAFLNLFTGGNMGKMLVKVGPDKAI; encoded by the coding sequence ATGTCAAACGTCGTTTCTAAGGAAGTGCAGCTTGCACGGCGCCCGGAGGGCATGCCGAAGCTCGAAGATTTTCAGGTCAAGGAGGTGGATATTGCAGCGCCAGGCGACGGTGAAGTGCTCGTCCGCAACATCTGGATGTCTGTAGACCCCTATATGCGCGGCCGTATGTATGACCGCGAAAGCTATGTGCCGCCGTTCCAGATTGGCGCGCCGCTTGAAGGCGGTGCCATCGGTCAGGTGATTGCATCCAACTCCGACAAGGCCGCGGTCGGCGACTATGTGCAATCCATGCTTGGCTGGCGCGAATATTTTGTCGCCAAGGGCGAGGAAGTTCAGAAGGTCGATACAAGTTCCGGCGTTCCCATTCAGGCTTTTCTTGGCACACTCGGCATGCCCGGCATGACTGCCTATGCGGGCCTGCTGCGCATTGGTGAACTCAAGGATGGTGAGACCGTGTTTGTATCGGCGGCATCCGGCGCTGTCGGTGCCATTGTGTGCCAGATCGCCAAAGCCAAGGGGTGCTTTGTCGTCGGCACCGCTGGTTCTGATGAAAAATGCAAGTGGCTGGAAGAAACAGCCGGCATCGACAAGGCGATCAACTACAAGACATGTGGTGACCTCACAGAAGCCGTGCGAGCGGCTGCGCCCAAGGGTGTGGACGTGTACTTTGAAAATGTGGGTGGTGAACACCTCACTGCAGCGCTTGAGAACATGCGGCCCATGGGCCGACTGGCCATGTGCGGCATGATTTCCCAGTACAACGACACCGAGCCCAAACCCGGCCCAAGCAACCTGATCTACATGGTTGGCAAAAGCCTCAAGATGCAGGGCTTCATCGTCTCCAATCATTTCGATCTGCTGCCGGACTTCATCCGCGACATGACCAAGTGGATAGGTGAAGGCAAAATCAAATGGGAAGAAACCGTGGAAGACGGGATTGAGCGCGCACCCAACGCGTTCCTCAACCTCTTCACCGGCGGCAATATGGGCAAGATGCTGGTCAAGGTCGGTCCGGACAAAGCCATCTAG
- a CDS encoding class II 3-deoxy-7-phosphoheptulonate synthase, with protein MSDTWTPQSWREKPAKHIPDYPDAGKLADVEKTLAGYPPLVFAGEARQLKADLADVAEGNAFLLQGGDCAESFAEFHPDNIRDTFRVLLQMAVVLTFAAGSPVVKVGRIAGQFAKPRSAPTETQGDVTLPSYFGDNINGIEFDAAQRVPDPERQLRAYSQAASTLNLLRAFAQGGYADLNFVHRWNMGFVADSPQGHRYEELATRISETLDFMKACGIDANSTSQLQATDFYTSHEALLLGYEQAMTRIDSTTGDWYDTSAHMLWIGDRTRHPDEAHVEFMKGIKNPIAMKCGPSLQPDELVRLCDALNPDNEPGRLTLIARFGSENVGDGLPPLIRAVEREGKKVVWSCDPMHGNTIKASNGYKTRPVDRILKEVQDFMAVHRSEGTHAGGVHFEMTGSDVTECLGGAIEVTEESLSDRYHTHCDPRLNANQALELAFMIAEGLKAERQQRDSVAAAG; from the coding sequence ATGAGCGATACCTGGACGCCCCAGTCCTGGCGGGAAAAGCCCGCCAAGCATATTCCCGACTATCCGGATGCTGGAAAGCTTGCGGATGTGGAAAAGACTCTTGCCGGCTATCCGCCACTGGTCTTTGCAGGTGAGGCTCGCCAGCTGAAGGCGGACCTTGCTGACGTAGCGGAAGGCAACGCCTTTTTGCTGCAGGGGGGCGATTGCGCCGAGAGCTTTGCTGAGTTCCACCCAGACAATATTCGCGACACATTCCGTGTGCTGTTGCAGATGGCTGTTGTGCTGACATTCGCTGCCGGATCCCCGGTTGTGAAGGTTGGGCGCATTGCAGGTCAGTTCGCCAAGCCGCGCTCCGCGCCGACTGAGACGCAGGGCGACGTGACATTGCCGAGTTATTTCGGCGACAACATCAACGGTATTGAGTTCGATGCTGCCCAGCGGGTGCCGGATCCGGAGCGCCAGCTGCGCGCCTATTCACAGGCCGCATCCACGCTGAACCTGCTCCGCGCGTTCGCGCAGGGTGGATACGCCGACCTCAATTTCGTGCACCGCTGGAACATGGGCTTCGTTGCAGACAGCCCACAGGGCCATCGCTACGAAGAACTGGCGACCCGGATTTCCGAGACGCTGGATTTCATGAAGGCGTGCGGCATTGATGCCAACTCGACATCGCAACTGCAGGCAACTGACTTCTACACAAGTCATGAAGCCCTGCTGCTCGGCTACGAGCAGGCGATGACGCGCATCGATTCAACGACCGGTGACTGGTACGACACGTCCGCACATATGCTGTGGATCGGTGACCGGACACGTCACCCGGATGAAGCACATGTGGAGTTCATGAAGGGCATAAAAAACCCGATCGCCATGAAGTGTGGCCCGTCGCTGCAGCCGGACGAGCTCGTTCGCCTGTGCGATGCCCTGAACCCGGACAATGAACCTGGCCGGTTGACCCTCATTGCGCGCTTTGGTTCTGAGAACGTGGGTGACGGTCTGCCGCCGCTCATTCGCGCGGTGGAACGTGAGGGCAAGAAGGTTGTGTGGTCATGTGATCCAATGCACGGCAACACCATCAAGGCGTCCAACGGCTACAAAACGCGTCCTGTGGATCGCATTTTGAAAGAAGTGCAGGACTTCATGGCGGTACACCGTTCTGAAGGTACCCATGCCGGCGGTGTCCACTTTGAGATGACGGGCTCGGACGTAACCGAATGCCTGGGTGGTGCCATTGAAGTGACGGAGGAAAGTCTCTCTGATCGCTACCACACCCATTGCGACCCGCGTCTCAACGCCAATCAGGCGCTGGAACTGGCCTTTATGATTGCAGAAGGCCTCAAGGCAGAACGTCAGCAGCGTGACAGTGTCGCCGCTGCCGGCTAG
- the gltX gene encoding glutamate--tRNA ligase, producing the protein MPSNVKTRFAPSPTGTLHVGNMRAALLNWLYTRKMGGEIVLRFDDTDTARSTRAFADAIEADLAWGGLTFDVITRQSDHIATYDAAADKLKADGLLYPCYETPAELDRRRKRQLSQGKPPVYDRAALELTDEDRAKLEADGRTPHWRFRLSGTKVMWNDLIRGPQSIETASVSDPVLIREDGTYTYMLPSSVDDAEMGITHVLRGEDHVTNTAAQIELLQAVGAQLPAFAHFPLMVAPGGAKLSKREGGASVRDVRERGLEPGALTSYLAHLGTSDDVKAASLDDLIEGFEFSKFGRAPAHYDVADLGRLNTDLLHTAELADVATRLDALGLTISETLWLAIRGNLEKLSDAAIWVQVTDGEITPIIEDADFATKAAAVLPATPWDETTWNTWTDAVKAETGAKGKGLFMPLRKALTGLDHGPELKALLPLIGRDKVLARLGAGTD; encoded by the coding sequence ATGCCCAGTAACGTCAAGACGCGCTTTGCGCCCAGCCCCACGGGCACGCTGCATGTGGGCAATATGCGCGCGGCACTGCTCAACTGGCTTTACACCCGAAAGATGGGTGGCGAGATCGTGCTGCGCTTCGATGATACGGACACAGCACGCTCAACCCGTGCCTTTGCGGACGCCATTGAGGCAGACCTTGCCTGGGGCGGACTGACCTTTGATGTCATCACCCGTCAGTCAGACCATATTGCCACCTATGATGCAGCTGCAGACAAGCTGAAAGCAGACGGGTTGCTCTACCCCTGCTACGAGACCCCCGCAGAGCTGGACCGTCGCCGCAAGCGTCAGCTGTCGCAGGGCAAACCTCCGGTCTATGACCGGGCAGCCCTTGAACTGACGGACGAGGATCGCGCCAAACTGGAAGCCGATGGCCGCACACCCCATTGGCGGTTCCGGCTATCGGGCACCAAAGTCATGTGGAACGATCTCATTCGCGGGCCTCAATCCATCGAGACGGCATCCGTTTCTGATCCGGTGCTCATCCGCGAGGACGGGACGTACACCTACATGCTGCCGTCTTCAGTCGATGACGCAGAAATGGGCATTACTCATGTGCTGCGTGGCGAAGATCATGTGACCAATACAGCCGCCCAGATCGAACTGCTGCAAGCCGTCGGTGCTCAGCTACCAGCATTTGCGCATTTCCCGCTGATGGTCGCGCCCGGTGGTGCCAAGCTCTCTAAGCGAGAGGGCGGGGCAAGTGTGCGTGATGTGCGTGAACGCGGCCTGGAACCCGGCGCGCTCACCAGTTATCTGGCCCATCTGGGCACATCAGATGACGTGAAGGCCGCAAGTCTTGATGACCTGATCGAGGGGTTTGAGTTTTCAAAGTTCGGTCGAGCGCCCGCGCATTATGACGTGGCAGATCTAGGCCGGCTGAATACAGACCTGCTGCACACCGCGGAGCTGGCCGACGTGGCCACACGTCTGGACGCGCTCGGGCTCACGATCAGCGAAACCCTCTGGCTGGCCATTCGCGGCAATTTGGAAAAACTGTCTGATGCCGCTATCTGGGTGCAGGTGACGGACGGCGAAATCACACCGATCATCGAAGATGCGGACTTCGCCACCAAAGCTGCTGCCGTTCTGCCCGCAACCCCGTGGGACGAGACGACGTGGAATACCTGGACGGATGCGGTGAAGGCTGAGACCGGGGCCAAGGGAAAAGGCCTGTTCATGCCGTTGCGCAAAGCACTGACCGGACTTGACCACGGGCCGGAGCTCAAGGCGCTGTTGCCCCTGATCGGCCGCGACAAGGTTCTGGCGCGGCTTGGTGCTGGCACCGACTGA